One window of Methanobacterium alkalithermotolerans genomic DNA carries:
- a CDS encoding glycosyltransferase family 4 protein, which yields MKILLINFMETTYPGGINKAVREIANNLSKNHEVTVLQSNPFNLSSEENYEEFNIIRVSSWLEKYTYGLNPEFAIYLKKHFHELNPDIIHIHGYTTLFSIEAIHIIKKMNKKAPIILSPHYSIFSRNTFAGKYFSGIYNQLIGKRSIKKADIIIASSNFEADNLKKYLNVPEEKIKIITHGINNFNPVHNKKKEGLINLLYVGYLLELKGVQYILEAMNELINKKKVPVCLRIVGEGPYRDKLKKIADELDLNEFIIWEGFIQNSNMEKLLEYYKKADILLLLSQSENYGIVVIESLAMGTPAIVTKRTALKEFLDEPGCFGVEYPPNPKVVADLILEIYKTDVNVGPLSEKIRTWCQVVKEYENLYIDVLKDKERI from the coding sequence ATGAAAATCCTTTTAATAAATTTTATGGAAACTACATATCCCGGAGGAATAAATAAAGCAGTGCGAGAAATAGCCAATAATCTTTCAAAAAATCATGAAGTAACTGTTCTTCAATCAAATCCTTTTAATCTATCAAGCGAAGAAAATTATGAAGAATTTAATATAATTAGAGTCTCTTCATGGCTTGAAAAATATACTTATGGATTAAATCCCGAATTTGCAATATATTTAAAAAAGCATTTTCATGAACTTAATCCAGATATTATTCATATTCATGGATATACAACTTTATTTTCTATTGAAGCTATTCATATTATTAAGAAGATGAATAAAAAGGCACCAATTATATTATCACCACATTATAGTATTTTTTCTCGTAATACATTTGCCGGAAAATATTTTTCAGGAATATATAACCAATTAATAGGTAAACGATCAATTAAAAAGGCAGATATTATCATAGCATCTTCCAATTTTGAAGCAGATAATTTAAAAAAATATTTGAATGTTCCTGAAGAAAAAATAAAGATAATTACTCATGGTATAAACAATTTTAATCCAGTTCATAATAAAAAAAAAGAGGGTTTGATAAATCTTTTATATGTAGGTTATTTATTAGAACTAAAAGGAGTACAATATATCTTGGAAGCAATGAATGAACTAATCAACAAAAAAAAAGTCCCGGTTTGTTTAAGAATTGTGGGTGAAGGACCATATAGGGATAAGCTAAAAAAAATTGCTGATGAATTAGATTTAAATGAATTTATTATTTGGGAAGGTTTTATTCAGAATTCTAATATGGAAAAGCTTCTAGAATATTATAAAAAAGCAGATATTTTATTATTGCTATCACAATCAGAAAACTATGGAATAGTAGTAATAGAATCTTTAGCAATGGGAACACCAGCTATAGTAACTAAAAGAACTGCACTTAAAGAATTTTTAGATGAACCTGGATGTTTTGGTGTTGAGTATCCTCCAAATCCAAAAGTAGTTGCCGATTTAATTTTAGAAATATATAAAACGGATGTTAATGTAGGTCCATTAAGTGAAAAAATTAGGACTTGGTGTCAAGTTGTTAAGGAATATGAAAATCTGTACATTGACGTATTAAAAGATAAGGAGAGAATATGA
- a CDS encoding nucleotidyltransferase family protein, with product MKKTAGMILCGGMGKRLRPLTEEIPKTLIEIQDNYTIMDKQLAEFKNAGVGQFIINWIFRG from the coding sequence ATGAAAAAAACAGCAGGAATGATACTATGCGGCGGAATGGGAAAAAGATTACGCCCCCTAACTGAAGAAATACCCAAAACACTAATCGAAATACAGGATAATTACACCATCATGGACAAACAACTTGCAGAATTCAAAAATGCAGGGGTGGGCCAGTTTATTATTAACTGGATTTTTAGAGGATAA
- a CDS encoding DUF1972 domain-containing protein translates to MPNKKIAIVGARGIANYGGFETFVSELAPRLVEKGFEVYCTCERDTEMPPEYKGAKLIYFPFKMPENYQLRKIVEFFYDIYFGIICSFKYDIVYFLGFSANIFTVFPRILGKKSFVNMAGLEWERSKFSKNERMLLKFFFKLALIGSNYTIIDNKKLINHIDKKYHDKVVYISYGVNEIPEIKWEQKIIDYYTNTKVNPSAYWLAVARLQPDNNIETILEGYIKSNSNKPLIIIGNFSCEEDYEINIKTIINNWPDKKIILTGGIYNQKHLNMFRQHCFGYIHAHSIGGTNPSLLEALIMKNIIIANDNDFNREVAEDNVIYFNNDYDLSEKINSIEKDYFDYTKLSELSYKKAKTDFSWDNIVNNYKNLFLEIK, encoded by the coding sequence ATGCCTAATAAAAAAATTGCCATTGTAGGAGCTAGGGGAATTGCCAATTATGGTGGATTTGAAACTTTCGTTAGTGAATTAGCACCAAGATTAGTAGAAAAAGGTTTCGAAGTTTATTGTACTTGTGAAAGAGATACTGAAATGCCTCCAGAGTACAAGGGAGCTAAACTTATATATTTCCCTTTTAAAATGCCTGAAAACTATCAGTTAAGGAAAATTGTTGAATTTTTTTATGATATTTATTTTGGCATTATCTGCAGCTTTAAATATGATATAGTCTACTTTTTAGGTTTTAGTGCCAATATCTTCACCGTTTTTCCTAGAATTCTTGGAAAAAAAAGTTTTGTTAATATGGCAGGTTTAGAATGGGAAAGATCAAAATTTAGTAAAAATGAAAGAATGCTATTGAAATTTTTCTTTAAATTAGCGTTAATAGGTTCTAATTATACTATAATAGATAATAAAAAACTAATTAATCATATCGATAAAAAGTATCATGATAAAGTTGTTTATATTTCATACGGGGTTAATGAAATTCCTGAAATAAAATGGGAACAAAAGATTATTGATTATTATACTAACACTAAAGTAAATCCCAGTGCATATTGGTTAGCTGTCGCAAGGCTCCAGCCAGATAACAATATAGAAACTATTCTAGAGGGGTATATTAAGAGCAATAGTAATAAACCTTTAATTATAATAGGTAATTTTTCATGTGAAGAGGATTATGAAATAAATATAAAAACAATTATAAATAATTGGCCTGATAAAAAAATAATTTTAACAGGTGGAATTTACAACCAAAAACATTTAAACATGTTTAGACAGCATTGTTTTGGATATATTCATGCACATTCTATAGGTGGAACTAATCCGTCTCTTTTAGAAGCTTTGATTATGAAAAATATTATAATTGCAAATGATAACGATTTTAACAGGGAAGTAGCTGAAGATAATGTGATTTATTTTAATAATGATTATGATCTAAGCGAAAAAATAAATTCGATAGAAAAAGACTATTTTGATTACACAAAATTATCGGAACTTTCTTATAAAAAAGCAAAAACAGATTTTTCATGGGATAATATTGTCAATAATTATAAAAATTTATTTCTGGAAATTAAATGA
- a CDS encoding sugar phosphate nucleotidyltransferase, whose amino-acid sequence MQGWASLLLTGFLEDKIRQRYGDDCLGLQIDYVEEDKPLGTLNAIRLGFEHLKYQPCIIRNGDVVADLNIKKMVEQGEKSSYPLSIFITQMQSLYGIVELSGDRLTSFKEKPVLDYYINGGVYYSPGNIDFGEFETGDIEKTVFPNLARENQLGIIKKKELFWMAIDTAKELVEIRKEYHNREDKPGGYEKVLISTDKYLNKELFIKEGYQTSFHFHEKKDETM is encoded by the coding sequence ATGCAGGGGTGGGCCAGTTTATTATTAACTGGATTTTTAGAGGATAAAATCCGTCAAAGGTATGGTGATGATTGCCTGGGGCTTCAGATAGACTACGTTGAAGAAGATAAACCATTAGGCACCTTGAATGCCATCCGGTTAGGTTTTGAACATTTAAAGTATCAACCCTGTATTATACGTAATGGGGATGTGGTGGCCGATTTAAATATCAAGAAGATGGTTGAACAGGGGGAAAAATCCAGCTATCCCTTATCGATCTTCATCACTCAGATGCAATCACTCTATGGTATAGTAGAATTAAGTGGTGACCGCTTAACTTCCTTTAAAGAAAAACCAGTCCTTGATTATTATATTAATGGGGGAGTTTACTATTCCCCGGGAAATATAGACTTTGGAGAATTTGAAACTGGAGATATTGAAAAAACGGTTTTTCCCAATCTGGCCCGTGAAAACCAGTTAGGTATTATAAAGAAGAAGGAACTCTTTTGGATGGCCATTGACACTGCCAAGGAATTAGTAGAAATCCGGAAAGAATATCATAATCGGGAAGACAAGCCCGGGGGATATGAGAAAGTACTAATTAGTACGGATAAATACTTGAATAAAGAACTCTTCATTAAAGAGGGCTACCAAACATCCTTCCATTTCCATGAGAAAAAGGACGAGACCATGTAA
- a CDS encoding FxLYD domain-containing protein → MSKLIIILLIILAVLAISGCTMDTTAEKTFGEKDPATSEDLFLVNATGEHYDRNGTEYYFVWGYVGNRAPVPAPNVEITAQFFSENGTLIGTNTTTPYRPKNIPEEGESYFYAGFRDPDQKIASYKISLSIK, encoded by the coding sequence ATGTCTAAACTAATTATCATACTACTTATCATCTTAGCGGTGCTAGCCATATCAGGTTGTACCATGGATACTACTGCAGAGAAAACTTTTGGAGAAAAGGATCCTGCTACATCAGAAGATTTATTCCTGGTTAATGCCACCGGGGAGCACTATGATCGTAATGGAACTGAGTACTATTTTGTGTGGGGTTATGTGGGCAATAGGGCCCCGGTACCTGCACCTAATGTGGAGATAACGGCCCAGTTTTTTAGTGAAAACGGCACCCTTATTGGTACCAATACCACCACTCCCTACCGACCTAAAAACATACCCGAAGAAGGAGAATCCTACTTCTATGCCGGTTTTAGAGATCCTGATCAAAAAATAGCCAGTTATAAGATCAGTCTAAGTATTAAATAA
- a CDS encoding ABC transporter ATP-binding protein, which produces MIKKRILWEYLVNLFNFNTPGFLLSLFLMILISFTEGVGLLLLIPLLDLVGVPVSSGGLGQIAAGVSGVFEFFNLTPTLGVVLIIYVGIITLNSYLSRWQSIKSSQIQYNYGAYLRNELFESVTNSRWLAFSRKPVSGYLHALSGEIDRIITGTGQFLTLLVSIFVLMVYIVFALQLSGPVAGLLFVVGVILLFILKKKTRDSHKQGQDLTISTRELYAVSSQHLEGMKTVKSFALEKENVEEYSRVSDSVAGKFIETIKGYADVRFLFEVGSVVILSLVVYVVVEVLEIPTAELLVLLFLFVRIIPRFSLAQRSYQYFLNMLPAFSNVQKLKTECAKEKEEKGHLDEIIFEKEISFKDVSFSYDDGFGLHDLNLKIKKGEVTALVGLSGAGKSTTADLVMGLITPDEGEITVNGVTLSDNYSWKKKIGYVAQDTFLFNDTIKNNLLLANKKAIMDDIKEVLELGAASFVYDLPNGLDTVIGDRGVRLSGGERQRIALARALIRKPSLLILDEATSNLDSENEKKIVESLERLEGDITVLLIAHRLSTLKNADYIYVLEGGEVVEEGSWDDLVNKKGKFSILSDSQGFS; this is translated from the coding sequence ATGATTAAAAAGCGCATATTATGGGAATATCTCGTTAACCTCTTTAATTTTAACACCCCTGGTTTTCTTTTAAGCCTATTTTTAATGATACTTATCAGTTTCACCGAGGGTGTGGGCCTCTTATTATTAATCCCCTTACTGGATCTGGTGGGAGTACCGGTTAGTAGTGGTGGTCTAGGGCAAATTGCTGCGGGAGTAAGTGGTGTATTTGAATTTTTCAATTTAACCCCCACCCTGGGGGTGGTGTTAATCATCTATGTAGGGATCATCACCCTCAATAGCTATCTTAGCCGGTGGCAGAGTATAAAAAGTTCCCAGATTCAGTACAACTATGGGGCCTACTTGCGGAATGAATTATTTGAAAGTGTGACCAATTCCCGGTGGCTGGCCTTTAGTAGAAAACCAGTATCCGGATACCTGCATGCTCTTAGTGGTGAAATAGACCGGATTATCACCGGGACCGGGCAGTTTTTAACTCTTCTAGTTAGTATATTTGTTTTAATGGTGTACATCGTCTTTGCCCTGCAGTTATCTGGCCCGGTGGCTGGTTTACTATTTGTGGTGGGAGTGATACTACTTTTTATTCTTAAAAAGAAAACCCGGGACTCACATAAACAGGGCCAGGACTTAACCATCTCTACCCGGGAGTTGTATGCAGTTAGTAGTCAGCACCTGGAAGGCATGAAAACCGTGAAAAGCTTTGCCCTGGAAAAAGAAAATGTGGAAGAATACTCCAGGGTGAGTGATTCAGTAGCAGGTAAATTCATCGAGACCATAAAAGGATACGCCGATGTACGGTTTTTATTTGAGGTGGGCTCGGTGGTGATACTGTCTCTTGTGGTTTATGTAGTGGTGGAAGTTTTAGAAATACCCACTGCCGAGTTACTGGTGCTCCTCTTTTTGTTTGTGCGTATTATCCCCCGGTTTTCTCTAGCCCAGCGCAGTTACCAATACTTTTTAAATATGCTGCCGGCATTTAGTAATGTGCAAAAACTAAAAACAGAATGCGCCAAGGAAAAAGAAGAAAAAGGTCACCTGGATGAGATAATCTTTGAAAAAGAGATTAGTTTTAAGGATGTTTCCTTCTCCTATGATGATGGTTTTGGTTTGCATGATTTGAATTTAAAGATTAAAAAAGGGGAAGTAACCGCTCTGGTGGGTTTATCTGGTGCCGGGAAAAGCACCACGGCTGATTTAGTTATGGGACTAATTACTCCCGATGAGGGTGAGATTACAGTTAATGGCGTGACTTTAAGTGATAATTACTCCTGGAAAAAAAAGATAGGATACGTGGCCCAGGACACCTTCCTTTTTAATGATACCATAAAAAATAACTTACTCCTGGCCAATAAAAAAGCCATTATGGATGATATAAAAGAGGTTCTGGAGTTAGGAGCAGCCAGTTTTGTTTATGATTTACCAAATGGTTTGGATACGGTTATTGGTGATCGGGGGGTGCGTTTATCTGGAGGAGAAAGGCAAAGAATTGCCCTAGCAAGGGCTTTAATCCGTAAACCTTCTCTTTTGATACTGGATGAGGCCACCAGTAACCTGGATAGTGAAAATGAGAAAAAGATAGTTGAATCCCTGGAGAGATTGGAGGGTGATATCACTGTACTCCTTATTGCCCACCGTTTATCCACCCTGAAAAATGCTGATTATATTTATGTCCTGGAAGGTGGTGAGGTGGTAGAAGAAGGAAGCTGGGATGATTTAGTTAATAAAAAGGGTAAGTTTAGTATTTTGAGTGATAGTCAGGGTTTTAGTTAA
- a CDS encoding class I SAM-dependent methyltransferase: MLEKIYQSIADFEEENSLARKIRLERIEIFKDLISNLTPPLKILDVGGTEVFWDIMGFAGDEDYHITILNLSQVETRYPNIKSVKGDGRYMEEFPDKEFDIVFSNSVIEHVGNLEEQKKMAGEMQRLGKRYFLQAPNYYSPIEPHFFFPLFQFLPLPLKTLLLRNFTLGYFKKTPEKEKARELVDSIHLPKKSELEEMFPQCSIKNEKYLGFTLSFIVYGEVL, from the coding sequence ATGCTGGAAAAAATATACCAGAGTATTGCGGATTTTGAAGAGGAAAATTCATTAGCACGTAAAATCCGCTTAGAGCGGATAGAAATTTTCAAAGACCTGATTTCCAATCTAACCCCGCCCTTAAAGATTCTGGATGTAGGTGGAACAGAAGTTTTCTGGGATATAATGGGATTTGCCGGAGATGAAGATTACCACATAACCATATTAAACCTGTCCCAGGTAGAAACCAGATATCCTAATATAAAGAGTGTGAAGGGTGATGGTAGATACATGGAAGAGTTCCCGGATAAAGAATTTGATATAGTATTTTCCAACTCGGTTATAGAACATGTGGGAAATCTGGAAGAACAAAAAAAGATGGCCGGTGAAATGCAACGTTTAGGAAAAAGATACTTCCTCCAGGCACCTAACTATTATTCACCTATAGAACCCCACTTCTTCTTCCCCCTCTTCCAGTTTCTACCACTACCCCTTAAAACCCTGCTACTTAGAAACTTCACTCTGGGCTATTTTAAAAAAACCCCGGAAAAAGAAAAAGCCCGGGAGTTAGTAGACTCCATCCACTTACCTAAAAAGAGTGAATTAGAAGAGATGTTTCCACAGTGCAGTATAAAAAATGAGAAATATTTAGGTTTTACACTTTCTTTTATTGTTTATGGTGAGGTTTTGTAG
- a CDS encoding nucleotidyltransferase domain-containing protein, with the protein MVVDYKLKAEDELLLSCARSKLEKEDEAKIISILDNNLDWEHILDMATRHRLLPLLYINLNAVSPSKVPVDVLRYLKTNFHDNARRNLLLTGELIKVMQLLEDNGVKAVTYKGPVLAYSAYGNVGYRQFRDIDLFIEKSDVDKAKNIMNSNGYYLDPPIEVDNSTYMKLDSEYRFKNTSGVLIELNWNFEGPYFSFKSDSNRLFSDLIFNRINNFEIRTPSAENEFLMMCIHCAKHNWNRLLWIMDLGEVLEKKDFNWQKVMKISEELGVKRILIINLILIQDFRGSQIPAEIKINSDNPAKEIALQIKNRIFNIDENSLNLIGKFFLDLKKRDSFQIGMKDCIYGLSKPTSDEYKFLQLPKFLFPLYIFIRPFLLMRKYGKGQI; encoded by the coding sequence ATGGTTGTGGATTATAAACTAAAAGCAGAAGATGAATTACTGCTTAGTTGTGCCCGGAGTAAACTGGAAAAAGAAGATGAAGCTAAGATAATTTCTATTCTGGATAACAATTTAGACTGGGAGCATATATTGGATATGGCTACCCGACACAGGTTACTGCCCCTTTTATATATTAATTTAAATGCTGTTTCTCCTTCTAAAGTTCCTGTTGATGTTTTAAGGTATCTTAAAACTAATTTTCATGATAATGCCCGGCGGAATCTATTGCTAACAGGAGAGCTTATTAAAGTTATGCAGTTACTGGAGGATAATGGTGTAAAGGCAGTTACTTATAAGGGGCCGGTTTTAGCTTATAGTGCTTATGGGAATGTGGGGTATAGGCAATTTAGAGATATAGACCTATTTATTGAAAAATCAGATGTGGATAAAGCAAAAAATATAATGAATTCTAATGGTTACTATTTGGATCCACCTATTGAAGTTGATAATTCCACTTATATGAAGCTGGATAGTGAATATAGATTTAAAAATACATCTGGAGTTTTAATTGAGCTAAATTGGAATTTTGAAGGTCCTTATTTTTCTTTCAAATCCGATTCAAATAGGTTATTTAGTGATTTAATATTTAACCGAATTAATAATTTTGAAATCAGAACTCCATCCGCGGAAAATGAATTTTTAATGATGTGTATTCACTGTGCTAAACATAACTGGAATAGATTATTATGGATTATGGACCTGGGAGAAGTTTTAGAAAAGAAAGATTTTAACTGGCAGAAAGTAATGAAAATTTCAGAAGAATTAGGTGTAAAAAGAATATTAATTATAAACTTGATTCTAATTCAGGATTTTAGGGGAAGTCAAATTCCTGCTGAAATAAAAATAAATTCAGATAACCCGGCAAAAGAGATAGCACTACAAATAAAAAATAGAATTTTTAATATTGATGAGAATTCCTTGAACTTAATTGGAAAATTCTTTTTAGATCTAAAAAAAAGGGACAGCTTTCAAATTGGGATGAAAGACTGTATTTATGGATTGAGTAAGCCTACTAGCGATGAATATAAATTTTTGCAACTACCCAAATTTCTTTTTCCATTGTATATATTTATAAGACCTTTCTTATTAATGAGAAAATATGGTAAGGGGCAAATATAG
- a CDS encoding DUF2206 domain-containing protein: MKALNPFQMNDWPIKRFLIFIFSIQISVWGLIGLDIINITIPILRELVCFIYLTFIPGFLILRILKLHDLGIESILFAIGLSLSTTMIMGFLINTFYPIFGIRLPITLLNLITTLSILVLFLSILSYLRDRKYENFKYMDLKELINSKTLLLSIMPFLAIFGTFIFNLTGINTVQMITLIVIFLLPIVIIKFLPENYYYLTTFIVSITILYYTSLVSFYLWGADINTEYNFSRLVLANFFWDLSIPNNVNGMLSVAFLPSIYSLILKMDISWVFKIIYPFFFSLVPLGLFEIYQKQTNKKIAFLAVFFFISMFVYYTVMPAVPRQQIAELFLMLFLLALFSTKVSKMKSTLFMIIFGFSIIVSHYGLSYIMILVLILGFFLGLVIPKIKKFNNLAKIEIVKNKSKTFFIKNYGLIILFIVFSITWFLYVSSSTIFNVGVTYANNIISSSTELFSKSQAANIVTRDMEIFNSIERYLHIISQFFIVIGVLSLLKNKNYNFKPEFKIFCISSLIITISGIILPFFSNAMNSDRLYHITLLFLAPLFVIGMKNLIKFLNDFFKRVTNKKIKINYYHYISIFLMIFFLFSSSFIYQIFDQPKLGRFALDEEIDFPKVNELEIKANYWLNQTRNQSIESYADVNKMGILNSQTFLDGNQKHGIIERDTINSNKSSYLFISGYTINTNKILILRRDAGMNINNVAEYVQLTEFDNKTSKIFDNGGSWILKK, encoded by the coding sequence ATGAAAGCTTTAAATCCTTTTCAAATGAATGATTGGCCAATTAAAAGATTCTTAATATTCATATTTTCTATACAAATTTCTGTATGGGGATTGATAGGATTAGATATAATTAATATAACTATTCCAATTTTGCGTGAATTAGTATGTTTTATTTATCTGACATTTATTCCAGGATTTTTAATTCTTAGAATTTTAAAATTGCATGATTTAGGCATAGAATCTATTTTGTTTGCTATTGGATTAAGTCTATCAACAACAATGATTATGGGATTTTTAATTAATACATTTTATCCAATTTTTGGGATAAGGCTTCCAATTACATTACTAAATTTAATAACTACTTTAAGTATTTTAGTATTATTCTTGAGTATTTTAAGTTATCTTAGAGATAGAAAATATGAAAATTTTAAATATATGGATCTTAAAGAATTAATAAATTCTAAAACATTACTTTTATCAATTATGCCTTTTTTGGCAATATTTGGTACGTTCATATTCAATTTAACTGGTATAAATACTGTTCAAATGATAACTTTAATAGTAATATTTTTATTACCAATAGTAATTATTAAATTTTTACCAGAAAATTATTATTACTTAACAACTTTCATAGTTTCAATAACTATTTTATATTACACTTCTTTAGTTTCTTTTTATTTGTGGGGTGCGGATATAAATACCGAATACAATTTCTCCAGATTAGTTTTAGCAAATTTTTTCTGGGATTTATCTATCCCAAATAATGTTAATGGAATGTTAAGTGTAGCATTTTTACCATCAATATACTCACTGATATTAAAAATGGATATATCATGGGTTTTTAAGATTATATATCCTTTTTTTTTCTCACTTGTGCCCTTAGGCCTTTTTGAAATTTACCAGAAACAAACAAATAAGAAAATTGCCTTTTTAGCAGTATTCTTCTTTATTTCTATGTTTGTATACTATACAGTTATGCCTGCTGTGCCTAGGCAACAAATAGCAGAATTATTTTTAATGCTTTTTTTGCTTGCATTATTTAGTACAAAAGTATCTAAAATGAAAAGTACACTATTTATGATAATATTCGGTTTTTCTATAATTGTTTCCCATTATGGACTATCATATATTATGATTTTAGTATTAATTTTAGGATTTTTTTTAGGTTTAGTTATCCCAAAAATAAAAAAATTTAATAATTTAGCTAAAATAGAGATAGTTAAAAACAAATCAAAAACATTTTTTATAAAGAATTATGGTCTAATAATTTTGTTTATTGTGTTTTCAATAACTTGGTTTCTTTATGTTTCCAGTTCTACGATTTTCAATGTTGGGGTAACCTATGCAAACAATATCATTAGTTCAAGTACAGAACTTTTTTCTAAATCCCAAGCAGCTAATATTGTTACAAGAGACATGGAGATTTTTAACTCGATTGAAAGATATTTGCATATAATAAGTCAATTTTTCATTGTTATTGGTGTTTTAAGTCTTCTAAAAAATAAAAATTATAATTTCAAGCCAGAATTCAAAATTTTTTGTATTTCAAGTTTAATTATAACAATTTCAGGCATTATATTACCATTCTTTTCTAATGCCATGAATTCTGATCGATTATATCACATTACACTGCTCTTTCTAGCACCTTTATTTGTAATAGGAATGAAAAATTTAATAAAATTTTTAAATGATTTCTTCAAAAGAGTCACAAATAAAAAAATTAAGATTAATTATTATCATTATATATCCATTTTTTTAATGATATTCTTTTTATTTAGTTCCTCTTTTATATACCAAATTTTTGACCAGCCCAAACTAGGTAGATTCGCATTAGATGAAGAAATAGATTTTCCAAAAGTCAATGAACTAGAAATAAAAGCAAATTATTGGTTAAATCAAACCAGAAATCAAAGTATTGAATCTTATGCTGATGTTAATAAGATGGGTATTTTAAATAGTCAGACTTTTCTTGATGGTAATCAAAAACATGGAATTATTGAAAGAGATACTATAAATTCAAATAAATCTTCCTATTTGTTTATTAGTGGTTATACAATTAATACAAATAAAATTTTGATTCTACGAAGAGATGCAGGTATGAACATTAATAATGTTGCGGAATATGTGCAATTAACAGAATTTGATAATAAAACATCGAAAATCTTTGATAACGGCGGAAGTTGGATTTTAAAAAAATAA
- a CDS encoding cupin domain-containing protein encodes MQGSGYIEFEDRNEFLSKNDTIRIEPGVPHSIVAQDNLILHEISTPHLDDTVRIKTITLEQMF; translated from the coding sequence ATGCAGGGGTCCGGTTATATTGAATTTGAGGATAGAAATGAGTTTTTATCTAAAAATGATACCATTCGTATTGAACCAGGGGTACCTCATTCCATAGTGGCTCAGGATAATCTGATTTTACATGAGATTTCCACTCCCCATTTAGATGATACGGTTCGTATAAAGACTATTACCTTAGAACAAATGTTTTAG
- a CDS encoding Gfo/Idh/MocA family protein — MNELNVGVIGIGKMGLLHSGIFNGLNDSNLVAIAEKDKVMSMGLKKYLPNVEVYTDYEKMIKSENLDILVITTPVFLHKPMIEKANDYNLNIMVEKPLALNSEECKSILNKKINGKTLVGYCRRFAGTYSFVKEIIENSTLGKLISFQSQMFVEQVLDKEKGWQYDPSKSGGGVLIDLGSHAIDLLHYFFGEIDSVNAIGKTVFSGNVEDYVSANFKLKERIMGSMELSWSRRNYRLPELKFNIQFENGDVVVTEKYVEIYSKINNGKIKEGWNTFYKQNLTSQVPLDIGGPEYTLEDLHFIKCINEDKTSLCDFKEAAKTNFVIDSIYSSIKNESLEKIKYGV, encoded by the coding sequence ATGAACGAATTAAATGTAGGCGTAATAGGGATTGGAAAAATGGGATTACTACATTCAGGTATTTTTAATGGCCTAAACGATAGTAATCTTGTTGCTATAGCTGAAAAAGATAAAGTTATGTCTATGGGATTAAAAAAGTATCTTCCAAATGTCGAAGTATATACCGATTATGAAAAAATGATCAAATCCGAAAATTTAGACATTCTTGTAATTACAACACCAGTTTTTCTCCATAAACCCATGATAGAAAAAGCAAATGACTACAATCTTAACATAATGGTAGAAAAACCTCTAGCTTTGAATTCAGAAGAATGTAAATCAATTTTAAATAAAAAAATTAATGGAAAAACATTAGTTGGATATTGTAGAAGGTTTGCTGGAACTTATAGCTTTGTAAAAGAAATTATCGAAAATTCTACTCTGGGAAAACTTATATCTTTTCAATCTCAGATGTTTGTAGAGCAAGTTTTAGATAAAGAAAAAGGATGGCAATATGATCCATCTAAAAGTGGTGGTGGGGTATTAATTGATTTAGGATCTCATGCAATAGATTTACTACATTATTTTTTTGGAGAAATTGATTCAGTTAATGCTATAGGTAAAACCGTTTTTAGTGGAAATGTAGAGGACTATGTTTCAGCTAATTTTAAACTAAAAGAACGTATCATGGGAAGCATGGAACTCTCCTGGTCAAGGCGTAACTACCGATTACCTGAGCTAAAATTCAATATACAGTTTGAAAATGGTGATGTAGTGGTTACTGAAAAATATGTTGAGATATACTCTAAAATAAATAATGGAAAAATTAAAGAGGGTTGGAATACTTTTTATAAGCAGAACCTTACTAGTCAAGTTCCATTGGATATAGGTGGTCCAGAATATACTTTAGAAGATTTACACTTTATAAAATGTATAAATGAAGATAAAACTAGTTTATGTGATTTTAAAGAAGCTGCTAAAACCAACTTTGTTATTGATTCCATATACTCTTCAATAAAAAACGAAAGTTTGGAAAAAATAAAATATGGTGTTTAA